The DNA window GGGCGCGGAGGCGGACGCCTCGCTGGACGAGGCGGGGATGGACGCGGCCGAGATCGAACTCGACCGGCTGGCGGGCCTCCTGCCGTACCGCCCCGGCGGGGCTCGGGGGTGGGCCTCGGCCGTGTCGGACCTGCTGGGGGCGCGGTGCGGGTTCGGCGGGACGCCCGCGGACTACCAGCGGCTGGAGTCCTCGCTGCTGCACGAGGTGCTGCGGAGGCGGCGCGGGCTGCCGATCCTGCTGTCGGTGGTGTGGATCGAGGTGGCGCGGCGGGCGGGTGCGCCGGTGTACGGGGTCGCGCTGCCCGGGCACTTCGTCGTGGGCTTCGGCGACCCGGGCGAGCAGGTGCTGGTCGACCCGTTCGACGGGGGGCGGCTGCTCACGGGGGCGGACGCGGAGCTGCTGGTGGCGGGGGCCACGGGGGAACCTCTGGACCCGTCGATGCTGCTGCCGGCGGACCCGCTGGAGATCGTGCTGCGGATCCTGAACAACATCAGGGCGTGGGCGTCGGCCCGCCCGGAGCGTACGGACGTCCAGCTGTGGGCGGTGGAACTGTCCCTGCTGCTGCCGTCGCACGCGGCGCGGCTCCGGTACGAGCGGGCACGACTGCTCGTGGAGCGGGGCGATTTCCTGCGTGGGGCGGCGGAGCTGGAGGCGTACGCGGAGGTGGTGGCGGCGGTGGACCCCACGTCGGCGGAAGCGGTCCGGCTCCGGGCGCGGGCGGCTCGGGCCCGGCTGAACTGAGGCACCGGTTCATGGTGCGGGGGCCCTGCGGTGCGGGGGCTCTGTGGTGCCGGGGGCGGGCCGCTCCGGGGGCGGCGTTCGGGACTGCATGATATAGCCGCGAGGGCAGCGGTCCTTGTACGACGCCCACTGCCTGCGCACAAATCACGCTCTACGTCCCGAACACCACCCCCTGCGCGGCCCGCCCCCTCACGCCGGTGGGCGAGGTGCGGGCCGTTCGCGCTGGTACTCCCGCTCAGCTCGGGTTGAGGCTGATCTCCTGGACGCGCTCCGCCGGGGTCTTGCCCAGGAGCGCGGTGCGCATGGCGAAGGCCACGTCGTCCGCGGTGACCGGGTGCTTCTTCCCGTCGCCCTTGGTGATCTGCACGCCGTCGAACACGCCCTCCAGGAGCTGCTCGATCGCCGGCTTGTTGTAGACCTCCACCAGACGGCCGTCGATCGGCTTCATGGAGAGGATCTTCGGCAGGGACCTCGCCGGGCCGAACTGGATCTGCTTGCCGCCGGCCTTGATCGTGATCAGGCCGGACATCGCGGGCTGCGCGAATTCCTTCATGGCCCGGTCGAGTTCGGCCTTGTCGATCCTCGGGGCCTTGGTGACGACCGGCAGCTCCACCGTGTTCGGCCTGCCGGTCTCCACCTGGGCGCGGTACGCGTCCCTGACCCGCACCATCGAGCGGCCGACGTCGAGCTGCTTGCCCGCCTTGCCCGGCACGGCGACCGCCTTGCCCGGTACGAACTTGATCGTGCCCTCGCTGGCCGTGCCCGAGGTGCCCGCCAGGTCGGCGAGGGCGACGCTCAGCTTCTCCTCGTCGACGGGGATCACCGGTTCGGCGACGCGCTCGCCGCCGAAGAGGGAGCCGATCACGGACATGGGGTTGTAGTCGCTGCCCGCGGCGCCGCGCACGGTTTCCTGGCTGTCCAGGCTGAGGCCCGCGTTGTCCGGCGGGAGTTGCGTCTCCTTGCCGTCGACGGTGAGCCGGAGCGGGGTGGCGGCGCGCTTGCCGAGCGCGGCTTCCAGCTTGCCGACCGCCTCTTCCTTCGTGCCGCCGCCGATGTCGACGCCGAGGACGGTGGTGCCCTTCGGTACGTCGGAGTGGTTCATCAGGAGGCCCGCTCCGTAGGCCACGCCTGCGATGGCCACGACGCCCACGGCCACCAGGACCAGCTTCGAGCGGCCCTTCTTGGCGGGCGCGGAGGCGGCGGGAGACGGCGGGGCGGTGCGCGCGGGGGCGGCCGGGGCCGCCGGACCGCCGTCGCCCGGGGCGTGCGGCGTCAGGTCCGGTGCGAAGCGGGCGTCACCCTGGGGCGGGGCGAACGGCGAGTGCCGGTCGGCCGGCTGGACCACGGGGATGCCGCTGGTCAGCGTGTCACCGGAGACGTTGCCGCCGGCGGGGGGACCCGCGGCCGGGTTCTGCGGGGTCAGTACCGCCGTGTCGTCGGACATGCGCGGCGGGCCGGACACCGAGGGAGTGGGCGCACCCGGCGGGCGCATGCCGGGGCCCGGGGAATCGGGACCCGCGAACGGCGAGCTGTCGATCGTCGGGCCGGGGAACGTCGCGTGTCCGGTGGCCGGGCCGGTGGTGGGGCCCGAGGGTCCCACGGGGCCCAGGGGACCGGTGGGGCCTGCGGGACGGGTGCCCGGCCCGCTGCCGTTCGCGGCGGGGGCTGAACCGCC is part of the Streptomyces agglomeratus genome and encodes:
- a CDS encoding transglutaminase-like domain-containing protein — encoded protein: MPRPTESERRRRFAEEARSERPDLALLCLLVGAEADASLDEAGMDAAEIELDRLAGLLPYRPGGARGWASAVSDLLGARCGFGGTPADYQRLESSLLHEVLRRRRGLPILLSVVWIEVARRAGAPVYGVALPGHFVVGFGDPGEQVLVDPFDGGRLLTGADAELLVAGATGEPLDPSMLLPADPLEIVLRILNNIRAWASARPERTDVQLWAVELSLLLPSHAARLRYERARLLVERGDFLRGAAELEAYAEVVAAVDPTSAEAVRLRARAARARLN